In Lycium ferocissimum isolate CSIRO_LF1 chromosome 11, AGI_CSIRO_Lferr_CH_V1, whole genome shotgun sequence, a single genomic region encodes these proteins:
- the LOC132036223 gene encoding uncharacterized protein LOC132036223 gives MDEHGGGSKVSGIRQIVRLKELLHKWQNVTLSPKGTNEHPLQSSNMNSNGNFHGGISPAITKRLKSSNVCCDSDDESCHSPEPPHGVPKGYLAVYVGPELRRFIIPTSYLSDPLFKVLLEKVEEEFGFDHTGGLTIPCEIETFKYLLQCMENHQRDHGADPQHDSAGSSLAIEG, from the exons ATGGATGAACATGGAGGAGGAAGCAAGGTGTCAGGTATTAGACAAATTGTGAGACTCAAAGAGTTGTTGCATAAATGGCAAAATGTCACTCTTAGTCCCAAAGGTACAAATGAGCATCCACTTCAATCATCCAATATGAATAGTAATGGCAATTTCCATGGAGGAATATCACCTGCTATTACAAAGAGGCTAAAGAGCTCCAATGTATGTTGTGATTCGGACGACGAGAGTTGCCATAGTCCAGAGCCACCGCATGGTGTCCCTAAAGGTTATTTAGCAGTTTACGTTGGACCGGAGCTTCGAAGGTTTATAATTCCTACAAGCTACCTTAGTGATCCCTTGTTCAAAGTGTTGCTGGAAAAAGTTGAGGAAGAGTTTGGATTTGATCATACTGGTGGACTTACTATTCCTTGTGAGATTGAGACATTCAAGTACCTATTGCAATGCATGGAGAATCATCAGAGAGATCATGGTGCTGATCCTCAACATGATTCTG CTGGATCTTCATTGGCAATTGAGGGGTGA